From the genome of Campylobacter concisus, one region includes:
- the obgE gene encoding GTPase ObgE has product MFIDSAKLTLSSGHGGAGAVSFRREKHVILGGPDGGDGGDGGDVYFVCDNNTHTLANYKGKRAMKAGNGEAGMGKRMTGKKGENLELIVPPGTAVYDAQTNELLCDIVSEGQKTLFLKGGKGGLGNFHFKSSINQAPEYAQKGMPEESIEVRLELKLIADVGLVGFPNVGKSTLISTVSNAKPQIANYEFTTLTPKLGLVEVDEFSGFVMADIPGIIEGASDGRGLGVKFLKHIERNKILLFMIDGANYRGMSEQFSVLKEEVAKFSSVLASRDYAIAITRVDAAENLDENIKEFMKFLKLKPEQNGKFIYKQDLLSFDYSKPYFILPISSATNENIDELKFALLELLKKEL; this is encoded by the coding sequence ATGTTTATAGATAGTGCAAAATTGACTCTAAGTTCGGGGCATGGTGGAGCTGGAGCTGTGAGTTTTCGCCGTGAAAAACACGTCATTTTAGGTGGTCCTGATGGCGGAGATGGCGGAGATGGCGGAGATGTTTATTTTGTTTGTGACAACAATACCCATACTTTAGCAAACTATAAGGGTAAAAGAGCCATGAAGGCTGGCAATGGTGAAGCTGGCATGGGCAAGCGAATGACTGGCAAAAAGGGCGAAAATTTAGAACTCATAGTCCCTCCTGGCACAGCTGTTTATGACGCACAGACAAATGAACTACTCTGTGATATAGTTAGTGAGGGTCAAAAGACGCTATTTTTAAAGGGCGGTAAAGGCGGACTCGGAAATTTTCACTTTAAAAGCTCTATCAACCAAGCTCCAGAATACGCACAAAAAGGTATGCCTGAAGAGAGTATTGAAGTAAGGCTTGAACTAAAGCTCATTGCTGACGTGGGCCTTGTTGGCTTTCCAAATGTTGGTAAATCAACTCTTATTTCAACAGTATCAAACGCCAAACCACAGATAGCAAACTACGAATTTACAACGCTTACGCCAAAGCTTGGCCTTGTTGAGGTCGATGAGTTTAGTGGCTTTGTCATGGCTGACATCCCTGGTATCATCGAGGGAGCGAGCGATGGACGCGGTTTAGGCGTTAAATTTCTAAAACATATCGAGCGAAATAAAATTTTACTTTTTATGATAGACGGAGCAAATTATAGAGGTATGAGCGAGCAGTTTAGTGTGTTAAAAGAGGAGGTCGCTAAATTTTCAAGCGTGCTTGCTAGCAGGGACTATGCTATCGCTATCACCAGAGTCGATGCGGCAGAAAATTTAGATGAAAATATAAAAGAATTTATGAAATTTTTAAAGCTAAAACCAGAGCAAAATGGTAAATTTATCTACAAACAAGATTTACTCAGCTTTGATTATTCAAAGCCATATTTCATTTTGCCGATCTCATCAGCGACAAATGAGAACATTGACGAGCTTAAATTTGCACTGCTTGAGCTGCTAAAAAAGGAACTTTGA
- the fmt gene encoding methionyl-tRNA formyltransferase, with product MNVVFMGTPDYAVRILRHLKEAGFNIKAVFTQPDKPVGRKQILTPSEVKIYAQNELAGVPVLTPKTLKDEAVIAELKAFEPKFIVVAAYGKILPQSVLDVATCINLHASILPKYRGASPIQSAILSGEKQTGVTAMLMDAGLDTGDMLDFIYTPCESKMSSELFSELGELGGELIVKVLKNFENLKPQKQDDAQATHCKKISKIDGLFSFDEEAGQIYNKFRALTPWPGIYLASGLKILSLELSDKSGKSGEILSVEKDHVVVACKGGAVKIYELQEPSKKPTNAKAYINGKRLSVGDELK from the coding sequence ATGAATGTAGTTTTTATGGGGACGCCTGATTATGCTGTTAGGATACTCAGGCACCTAAAAGAAGCTGGCTTTAATATAAAAGCGGTCTTTACCCAGCCTGATAAGCCAGTTGGCAGAAAGCAAATTTTAACCCCAAGTGAGGTAAAAATTTACGCGCAAAACGAGCTAGCAGGCGTGCCTGTCCTTACTCCAAAGACACTAAAAGATGAGGCAGTTATTGCCGAACTAAAGGCATTTGAGCCTAAATTTATCGTGGTAGCAGCTTATGGCAAAATTTTGCCCCAAAGTGTTTTGGACGTGGCAACTTGTATAAATTTGCACGCTTCAATCTTGCCAAAATATAGAGGTGCGAGCCCTATACAAAGCGCGATCCTATCAGGAGAGAAACAAACTGGCGTCACAGCTATGCTAATGGACGCTGGCCTTGACACTGGTGATATGCTGGACTTCATCTACACACCTTGTGAGAGCAAGATGTCAAGCGAGCTTTTTAGCGAGCTAGGCGAGCTTGGCGGCGAGCTAATCGTAAAAGTGCTTAAGAATTTTGAAAATTTAAAACCACAAAAGCAAGACGACGCGCAGGCTACGCACTGTAAAAAGATAAGTAAAATCGACGGGCTTTTTAGCTTTGATGAAGAGGCGGGGCAAATTTATAATAAATTTCGTGCGCTCACACCTTGGCCAGGGATTTATCTAGCAAGTGGACTAAAAATTTTATCACTTGAACTAAGCGACAAAAGTGGCAAAAGCGGAGAAATTTTAAGCGTAGAGAAGGACCACGTCGTTGTTGCTTGCAAGGGTGGGGCGGTCAAAATTTACGAGCTTCAAGAGCCAAGCAAAAAGCCAACAAACGCAAAAGCATATATAAATGGTAAGCGCCTTAGCGTTGGCGATGAGTTAAAATAA
- the thiD gene encoding bifunctional hydroxymethylpyrimidine kinase/phosphomethylpyrimidine kinase produces the protein MKNALSIAGVDPSGGAGVLADIKVFIAHGVYAMGAITAVTAQNTKGIFGMQLVEPKLIEDQIKAIFDDIRVDVIKIGVVPSVEIIKSVAKTLREIKNLPPVVLDPVMSCKNGDIWLEGAAKDAIVEELFPLASVITPNIFEAREILKRELKGESELKEACKELLKFGTKSVYLKCGELNGKSLDVFYDGSEYEIFSDERIKTTATHGSGCSLSSAIASNLANRHSLKESVKNAHDYIFNAIKNAVIIGGGQNPVNHFYKFKV, from the coding sequence ATGAAAAATGCACTAAGTATAGCAGGGGTTGATCCAAGCGGTGGAGCCGGAGTTTTAGCTGATATAAAGGTCTTTATAGCGCACGGCGTATATGCGATGGGAGCGATCACAGCGGTCACTGCTCAAAATACAAAGGGCATCTTTGGCATGCAGTTAGTTGAGCCAAAGCTCATCGAGGATCAGATCAAAGCGATATTTGATGATATAAGAGTTGATGTGATAAAAATAGGCGTTGTTCCAAGCGTTGAGATCATCAAAAGCGTCGCAAAAACGCTAAGAGAGATCAAAAATTTACCGCCAGTCGTGCTTGACCCTGTTATGAGCTGTAAAAATGGTGACATCTGGCTAGAGGGCGCTGCAAAAGACGCGATCGTGGAGGAGCTTTTTCCGCTTGCGAGCGTGATCACGCCAAATATCTTTGAAGCACGCGAAATTTTAAAGCGTGAGCTAAAGGGCGAGAGCGAGCTAAAAGAGGCTTGCAAGGAGCTTTTGAAATTTGGTACAAAAAGCGTCTATCTAAAATGTGGCGAACTTAATGGCAAGTCGCTTGATGTATTTTATGATGGCAGTGAATATGAAATTTTTAGCGACGAGCGCATAAAAACGACTGCTACTCACGGCTCAGGCTGCTCGCTATCAAGCGCTATAGCTTCAAATTTAGCAAATAGACATAGTCTAAAAGAGAGCGTGAAAAACGCGCATGATTATATTTTTAACGCTATCAAAAACGCGGTCATCATCGGCGGTGGACAAAATCCGGTAAATCACTTCTATAAATTTAAGGTGTGA
- a CDS encoding biotin--[acetyl-CoA-carboxylase] ligase: MKVEFFQSLPSTQEFLIDALKNGEIKPQHMVVAYNQTKGVGSRGNSWEGLGGNLFMSFCISEDELPSDIPPPSISIYFSMLMREVLSELGSKCWLKWPNDFYVDDRKIGGTLTNKVDEIYICGMGINLTSAPENSGILDIKTSVDELVWGFVSMLDKKILWKPIFSKFRIDFCKSKSFITHIANRAVSLQDAEICDDGAILLNGEKVYSLR, from the coding sequence TTGAAAGTAGAGTTTTTTCAAAGTCTGCCTTCGACACAGGAATTTTTGATAGACGCCCTAAAAAACGGCGAGATAAAGCCCCAGCATATGGTCGTGGCGTATAATCAAACCAAAGGGGTCGGCAGCCGTGGCAACAGCTGGGAGGGGCTTGGCGGAAATTTGTTTATGTCATTTTGCATAAGCGAAGATGAGCTGCCAAGCGATATACCTCCGCCCTCGATCTCGATATATTTTTCTATGCTGATGCGTGAAGTCTTGAGCGAGCTTGGCTCAAAGTGTTGGCTAAAATGGCCAAATGATTTTTACGTGGATGATCGCAAAATAGGTGGCACTTTGACAAATAAAGTGGATGAAATTTACATTTGCGGTATGGGGATAAATTTAACGAGTGCGCCTGAAAATTCGGGCATTTTAGATATCAAAACTAGCGTAGATGAGCTAGTTTGGGGCTTTGTTAGCATGCTTGATAAAAAGATTTTATGGAAGCCAATTTTTAGCAAATTTAGGATAGACTTTTGCAAGTCAAAAAGTTTTATTACGCATATTGCAAATAGAGCTGTTTCGCTTCAGGATGCTGAAATTTGCGATGATGGAGCAATCTTACTAAATGGGGAAAAGGTATATTCTTTAAGATGA
- a CDS encoding ParA family protein encodes MSEIITIANQKGGVGKTTTAVNLAASLAVAEKKVLLIDIDPQANATTGLGFSRSDYEFNIYHVLTDRKKLSQIVLKTEIPTLFLAPSNIGLVGIEQEFNDQNKDYKLILKNKISEVVNDYDFIIIDSPPALGSITINALSASDSVIIPIQCEFYALEGLAQILNTVKIIKKTINPKLNIKGFLPTMFSSQNNLSKETIANLKQHFENKLFKSKDSKDEFVVVPRNVKLAESPSFGKPVILYDIKSPGSIAYQNLAYCILN; translated from the coding sequence ATGAGCGAGATAATAACAATAGCTAATCAAAAAGGCGGCGTTGGCAAGACCACAACAGCCGTAAATTTAGCCGCATCACTGGCGGTTGCTGAGAAAAAAGTATTATTGATAGACATCGATCCACAGGCAAATGCGACAACCGGACTTGGCTTTAGTAGAAGTGACTATGAGTTTAATATCTATCACGTATTAACAGATAGAAAAAAGCTATCGCAAATCGTGTTAAAAACTGAGATCCCAACACTTTTTTTAGCTCCATCAAACATCGGACTTGTCGGCATCGAGCAAGAATTTAATGATCAAAATAAGGACTATAAACTAATCCTTAAAAATAAAATTTCAGAAGTTGTAAACGACTATGATTTTATCATCATCGATAGTCCTCCAGCACTTGGTAGCATTACGATAAATGCTCTTAGTGCAAGTGATAGTGTTATCATCCCGATTCAATGTGAATTTTACGCACTTGAGGGCTTAGCACAGATCCTAAACACTGTAAAGATCATCAAAAAAACGATAAATCCAAAGTTAAATATAAAGGGCTTTTTGCCAACTATGTTTAGCTCGCAAAACAATCTCTCAAAAGAGACAATTGCAAATTTAAAGCAGCATTTTGAAAATAAGCTCTTTAAAAGTAAGGACAGCAAGGATGAATTTGTGGTCGTTCCAAGAAATGTGAAACTTGCTGAAAGCCCAAGTTTTGGTAAGCCGGTCATACTTTATGATATAAAATCACCAGGCTCAATTGCATATCAAAATTTGGCATATTGTATTTTAAACTAA
- a CDS encoding ParB/RepB/Spo0J family partition protein, whose product MAKKGGLGRGLSAILEDVEQAYSKEIANLNDSEIVEEINIDEILPNPYQPRTHFDEEALKELSASIKRHGLIQPIIVIKKDDGYMLIAGERRYRATKMLGANKIKAIIADIKSQNLRELALIENIQRENLNPIELAKSYKELINEYKITQDGLANIIHKSRTQITNTMRLLLLSDYTQKLLQEDKLTQGHAKVIVGLSTEEEKMVVDTIIGQKLSVRDTEILVKKIKNKEEIKDKKPKISEEMSKKLSNLQEVFKNLKIKAKVKSSNLVLEFNNISQVEEFMARLK is encoded by the coding sequence ATGGCGAAAAAAGGTGGATTAGGGCGAGGACTTAGCGCGATACTTGAAGATGTAGAGCAAGCCTACAGTAAAGAGATCGCAAATTTAAATGACTCTGAGATAGTCGAAGAGATAAATATAGATGAAATTTTGCCAAACCCATACCAGCCAAGAACACATTTTGACGAAGAGGCTTTAAAAGAGCTAAGTGCCAGCATCAAAAGGCACGGACTGATCCAGCCAATAATTGTCATTAAAAAAGATGATGGCTATATGCTAATAGCCGGTGAGCGAAGATACCGCGCCACAAAGATGCTCGGAGCAAACAAGATAAAGGCGATCATCGCTGATATCAAGTCTCAAAATTTAAGAGAGCTTGCGCTTATCGAAAATATTCAACGTGAAAATTTAAATCCAATCGAACTTGCAAAGTCGTATAAAGAGCTCATAAATGAGTATAAGATCACACAAGATGGCCTAGCAAACATCATCCATAAGAGTAGAACTCAGATAACAAATACTATGAGGCTTTTACTTCTTAGCGACTACACGCAAAAACTTCTACAAGAAGATAAGCTAACGCAAGGTCACGCTAAAGTTATAGTAGGACTTAGTACTGAAGAAGAAAAGATGGTTGTTGATACGATCATCGGTCAAAAGCTAAGCGTTAGAGACACAGAAATTTTAGTAAAAAAGATAAAAAATAAGGAAGAGATAAAAGACAAAAAGCCAAAAATTTCTGAGGAAATGAGTAAAAAACTATCAAATTTACAAGAAGTTTTTAAAAATTTAAAGATAAAAGCAAAAGTAAAATCTAGCAATCTAGTTTTAGAATTTAATAATATTTCACAGGTGGAAGAATTTATGGCTAGGCTAAAATAG
- a CDS encoding FoF1 ATP synthase subunit B': MLEIDVPLMLLTAVVFLVLIAILNSLLYKPMLKFIDDRNASIKNDEESTSKNASDLSVHEKEIEEIILNARTEANKIRQEALNLAKEESLKEVNAVKTSLEADYNEFLNALSSQKDNLKADLSAKLPELRAALNAKLSKI; this comes from the coding sequence ATGTTAGAAATAGATGTGCCATTGATGCTTTTAACGGCTGTCGTTTTCTTGGTATTGATCGCTATTTTGAATTCCTTGCTTTATAAGCCAATGCTCAAATTCATAGATGACAGAAATGCCTCTATAAAAAATGATGAAGAGAGTACTAGTAAAAATGCAAGTGATCTAAGTGTTCATGAAAAAGAGATTGAAGAGATTATATTAAACGCAAGGACTGAGGCCAATAAAATAAGGCAAGAAGCCTTAAATTTGGCAAAAGAAGAGTCTTTAAAAGAAGTAAATGCTGTAAAAACTAGTTTAGAGGCTGATTACAATGAATTTTTAAATGCTCTAAGCTCCCAGAAAGATAACTTAAAAGCAGATCTATCAGCTAAACTACCTGAACTTAGAGCGGCTTTAAATGCCAAGCTCTCTAAAATTTAA
- a CDS encoding F0F1 ATP synthase subunit B, whose protein sequence is MKIKILFFLALPFLAYASEHGGTNYDIVERTLNFLLFFAILVYFAAKPLKALYQSRIDRIANKLESIQEKLRDSKAKKDDALKRVEEAKQNANSLIETAKKEALNLAAKVKSDAQNDIANLQKSYKEQKEFEERKMTKGVVNEILSDIFSSDSLKVDQKELVNIILKKVS, encoded by the coding sequence ATGAAGATAAAAATTTTATTTTTTCTAGCACTTCCATTTTTAGCATACGCTAGCGAGCATGGTGGAACAAACTACGACATAGTCGAGAGAACGCTAAACTTCTTACTTTTCTTTGCTATTTTGGTATATTTTGCAGCTAAGCCACTAAAAGCTCTTTATCAAAGCAGAATTGACAGGATCGCAAATAAGCTTGAAAGTATCCAAGAGAAGCTACGCGATTCTAAAGCCAAAAAAGATGATGCTCTAAAACGTGTTGAGGAAGCTAAACAAAATGCAAATTCCCTAATTGAAACTGCTAAAAAAGAGGCTTTAAATTTAGCTGCTAAGGTTAAAAGCGACGCTCAAAATGATATAGCAAATCTTCAAAAGAGCTATAAAGAGCAAAAAGAATTTGAAGAGCGCAAGATGACAAAAGGCGTTGTAAATGAAATTTTGAGCGACATTTTCTCAAGCGATAGCCTAAAAGTCGATCAAAAAGAGCTTGTAAATATTATACTTAAAAAGGTTAGCTAA